Within Flavobacterium pisciphilum, the genomic segment GATTCCTTTCATGGATTTGATAAAAAAAATCTAATAGATGATTTTGAAAAAGAATACTATAAAGCAACTGCTACTGGTATAAGCCTTAATCCTATTTTAAATTCTTTTCAGCAAACCGTAAAACAATATAATATCACTGATGATTTAATTCAGTCTTTTTTAAAAAGCATGAAATTAGATTTAATCAAATCAGACTATAATAAGGAAGAAATAGAAGATTATATATATGGCTCAGCCGATGTTGTAGGCTTAATGTGTCTTAAAGTTTTTGTTTCTGGTAATGATTCAAAATACGAAAAGCTTAAAATGGAGGCTATGCGATTAGGTTCAGCATTCCAAAAAGTAAATTTTTTACGAGACTTAAAAGATGATAATCTCATTTTAAATAGAAATTATTTTCCGGGGATTGATTTGAACTCATTCGATGAAATTGCCAAAAACAAAATTATAAAAGAGATTGAAGAAGATTTTAAAATAGCCTATCAAGGAATTATAAAACTTCCCGTCGAAGCTAAGTTTGGAGTATATACAGCTTACATATATTATAAAAAGCTTTTAAAGAAACTAGAAAACACTCCTTGCCATGAGATAGGTAATGAAAGAATTCGAGTTTCAAATTATTCTAAAGCTGGATTACTAGCCAAATCTTTTGTTTCTTACAAACTAAGAATGGTATAATTACAAACAAAAAACACAACAATGATTTCTTTTTTAATTTTTATAGGCGTGTTTCTCTTTATGGAATGTGTCACTTGGTGTACTCATAAATTTGTCATGCATGGTTTTATGTGGTATTTTCATTCTGATCATCATCAACCCAAATACACAAATGTATTTGAGCGAAACGATATTTTCTTTGTGATTTTTGCAATCCCAAGTATTTTACTGTTTTATTTTGGAACTATAGATGGCATCAATTATTTATTTTTTATTGGTTTGGGATTAACCTTTTATGGGTTTTGTTATTTTATGATTCATGACGTATTGATACATCAACGCTTTAAATGGTTCAAAAACACCAAAAACAAATACCTTATCGGATTAAGAAAAGCACATAAAGCGCATCATA encodes:
- a CDS encoding phytoene/squalene synthase family protein yields the protein MKQLFDNVSFKCSKLVTKSYSTSFSMAVYMLAPSIRDAIYSIYGFVRFADEIVDSFHGFDKKNLIDDFEKEYYKATATGISLNPILNSFQQTVKQYNITDDLIQSFLKSMKLDLIKSDYNKEEIEDYIYGSADVVGLMCLKVFVSGNDSKYEKLKMEAMRLGSAFQKVNFLRDLKDDNLILNRNYFPGIDLNSFDEIAKNKIIKEIEEDFKIAYQGIIKLPVEAKFGVYTAYIYYKKLLKKLENTPCHEIGNERIRVSNYSKAGLLAKSFVSYKLRMV
- a CDS encoding sterol desaturase family protein, which encodes MISFLIFIGVFLFMECVTWCTHKFVMHGFMWYFHSDHHQPKYTNVFERNDIFFVIFAIPSILLFYFGTIDGINYLFFIGLGLTFYGFCYFMIHDVLIHQRFKWFKNTKNKYLIGLRKAHKAHHKHLGKEHGECFGMLFVPFKYYKI